TATTCAAGATGACCCTGATATCGTGATTGGCGTGGCCGGTAGTGTCATCGCTATCTTTGCAGGTATACTTAGTGTTCTCTATGGGACATCTCTTTCATTTCGCTGGCCGATTATAATCGTAATAGCTACTGCAGTGGTTACCGTTGGGACGTGGCAAGTACTCACCAGTACAGTAGATGAGATCACCTCTTTGTCTGGATACACTGGCTTGCTAGTTATATTTGGGCATCTCCTTGATGGAATCTCTACAGCAGTTGGCTTTGATGTGCTGGGTGCTGGCGAGCGGGTTCTATTATCGCGTATAATTCTTGAATTTGGTGCGTCGCTTCCCACTGCTGATATTCTCGGTGGAGGATGGGTGTTCATCGTCACTAAACTGCTATTGAGTATCGTTGTCCTGTATCTGTTCCGTGGATACCTCTCTGAAGAACCGGAAGAGGCAAGGGTATTTTTGACAGTGATTGCAGCCGTAGGTCTTGGCCCAGCAACGCATAACTTGGTTCTGTTCATGTTTGCTTGAGCGACACACCGAG
This portion of the Salinarchaeum sp. IM2453 genome encodes:
- a CDS encoding DUF63 family protein, which produces MTYSFIVGVEFPPLPVVAVLFGILIVSGWYLISSRPVISDRLVLGTASWIVAGGILHALHQLDVFSSSIAPLFNTGGVYLTMAAAYLFTLSLAVAIQDDPDIVIGVAGSVIAIFAGILSVLYGTSLSFRWPIIIVIATAVVTVGTWQVLTSTVDEITSLSGYTGLLVIFGHLLDGISTAVGFDVLGAGERVLLSRIILEFGASLPTADILGGGWVFIVTKLLLSIVVLYLFRGYLSEEPEEARVFLTVIAAVGLGPATHNLVLFMFA